A genome region from Macaca fascicularis isolate 582-1 chromosome 3, T2T-MFA8v1.1 includes the following:
- the LOC102123115 gene encoding uncharacterized protein isoform X3, with translation MYDIIRDNKRHEKDVRIQQLKQLLEDSTSDEDGSSSSSSEGKEKHKKKKKKEKQKKRKKEKKKKKKRKHKSSKSNESSDSE, from the exons ATGTATGACATCATACGAGACAATAAACGACATGAAAAGGACGTAAG GATACAGCAGTTAAAACAGTTACTGGAGGATTCTACCTCAGATGAAGATGGGAGCAGCTCCAGTTCCTCTGAAGGTAAAgagaaacacaagaaaaagaagaagaaagaaaagcaaaagaaaaggaaaaaagaaaagaaaaagaagaaaaaacggAAGCACAAATCTTCCAAGTCAAATGAGAGTTCTGACTCAGAGTGA